Proteins encoded together in one Acidimicrobiales bacterium window:
- a CDS encoding aldo/keto reductase family protein: MNYRRLGRSDLEVSEISLGSWLTYGSAVDTDRAKACVRQAFDVGINFFDTANVYAHGAAESFLGEALSGVDRSSYVLATKLFFPMSDTDRGLSAAQVAKQCDASLRRLGTDYVDLYQCHRYDADTPLEETMGALTDLVRQGKTRFIGFSEWSADQIRSSLAVPGAERFVSSQPQYSMLWRQPEAEVFPLCAEEGIGNIVWSPLAQGVLTGKYAPGAPPPEDSRAADPSVGHWMGRWRRDDVLGAVQGLLPIARQAGLTMPQLALAWTLRQPVVSSAIIGASRPEQVVDNAGASGVVLTEDVLGAVDDALDEVVG, encoded by the coding sequence GTAGCGACCTCGAGGTGTCCGAGATCAGCCTCGGCTCCTGGCTCACCTACGGCTCGGCGGTGGACACCGACCGGGCCAAGGCGTGCGTCCGCCAGGCCTTCGACGTGGGCATCAACTTCTTCGACACCGCCAACGTCTACGCCCACGGGGCGGCCGAGTCGTTTCTCGGTGAGGCACTGTCGGGCGTCGACCGCTCGTCCTACGTGCTCGCCACCAAGCTGTTCTTCCCGATGTCGGACACCGACCGCGGCCTGTCCGCCGCGCAGGTCGCCAAGCAGTGCGACGCCTCGTTGCGGCGCCTCGGCACCGACTACGTCGACCTCTACCAGTGCCACCGGTACGACGCCGACACGCCCCTCGAGGAGACGATGGGCGCCCTCACCGATCTCGTTCGCCAGGGCAAGACCCGGTTCATCGGCTTCAGCGAATGGTCCGCCGACCAGATCCGCTCCTCGCTGGCCGTGCCCGGCGCAGAGCGCTTCGTGTCGAGCCAGCCCCAGTACTCGATGCTGTGGCGCCAGCCCGAGGCCGAGGTCTTCCCACTCTGTGCCGAGGAGGGGATCGGCAACATCGTCTGGTCGCCGCTGGCGCAGGGGGTACTGACGGGCAAGTACGCGCCGGGCGCGCCGCCGCCGGAGGACAGCCGGGCGGCCGACCCCTCCGTCGGGCACTGGATGGGCCGCTGGCGGAGGGACGACGTGCTCGGAGCGGTGCAGGGGCTCCTGCCGATCGCCCGCCAGGCCGGTCTCACGATGCCCCAGCTGGCGCTGGCGTGGACGCTGCGCCAGCCCGTCGTGTCATCGGCGATCATCGGGGCCAGCCGTCCCGAGCAGGTCGTGGACAATGCCGGCGCGTCCGGCGTCGTCCTCACCGAGGACGTGCTGGGCGCGGTCGACGACGCCCTCGACGAGGTCGTCGGCTGA